In Cystobacter fuscus DSM 2262, the genomic stretch GCCAGGAAGTGGCCGACACCCTCGCCAACCTCAACCAGGTCGCCATGCAGGCCCGGGTGGTCCCCGCCTTCCAGGACGGAGTGGCCAAGGGCTTCAAGCTCTTCTCCATCCGCCCGGACTCCCTCTACACACGGCTCGGGCTGCGCAACGGGGACGTCCTGCGGCGCATCAATGGCCTGTCCCTGACCAGCATGGAGCACGCGCTCGAGGCCTTCACGCGCCTGCGCGACGCCCCACGCATCGAGCTGGAGGTGGAGCGGGACGGACAGGTGCAGCACCAGACCTACACGGTCGAGGGCTGACGGGAGCTGGACCTGACCGCCCGTCCCCGGGAGGACTCACGCCGGCTTCAGATCCACGCGCGGGTAGGTGCCGAGCAGGCGCATGGACTGGGTATAGGGCTGGAGATCGCGCAGCACCGCCTCCAGGGGAGCGGAGGCGGCATGGCCCTCCAGGTCGAGGAAGAAACGGTAGGCCCAGGGCGAACCCGGTAGGGGGCGCGACTCCAGCTTGGCCAGGTTCACCCCGCGCTCGGCGAGCACCAGCAGGGCCTTGCCGAGCGTGCCGGGCTTGTTCTCCAGCACCATCACCAGGGACGTCTTGCAGGGCACCTCCGCCGGCAGGGGCGAGGCCTCGCGCGCCACCTCGACGAAGCGGGTGAAGTCTCCCTTGGCGCCCTGCAGGTCGCGCTCCAGCACCACCAACCCGAAGCGCTGCGCCGCCGAGTCGCTCGCGATCGCCGCGATGCCCGGATCATTGGACTCGCGCACCCGCTGCGCCGCGATGCCCGTGTCCAGCTCCGGCAGGATCCGCAGATGGGGCAGCCGCTCGCGCAGGAAGGACTCGCATTGGATGAGCGCCTGGGGATGGGAGCGCACGGAGTGCAGCGCCTCGAGCTTCGCGCCGGGCAGGCCCAGCAGCCGGTGGTGCACCTCGTCCACCAGCTCCGCGATGAGCGTGACACCCTCCTCCGCGAGCGCGTCGTACGTGTCGTACATGGCTCCCGCGGTGGTGTTCTCGATGGGCAGCAGGGCCAGATCCACCTCGCCCTGGCGCAGCGCGTCCACCGCCTGGCGGGGCGTGTCGAAGCCGGACAGGAGCACGCCCCCGGAGCGGCCCGCGTAGCGATTGTGCGCCATCTGGTGGCTGTAGGAGCCCTCGATGCCGGGGTAGGCCACGCGCAGCGGGATGGTGTCCAACCCCGTCACCCAGGCGTGTTGCCGGGCGACGGACATCTCCATGATGAAGCGGTAGAGCCGCTCCACCTCATGCGGGTCCAGCTTGCGCGCCAGCGCCGCGGCCCGGATGCGCTGCAGGAGCAGATCCTCGCGCCGTTGATCCCGGATGGGCGACGCGGTGGCGAGCTTGGACCGGGCAATCTCCTCGGCCAGATCCATGCGGCGGCGCAGGGCGTCGAGGAGCTCCTCGTCCACCTGCTCGATGGCGACACGCAGTTGCTGCAAATCCACGACATCGGACATGGCGGCCTACACTCCGTGACTGGGGTACGAACCGAGCACCCGGACCGAACAACCCAGCGATTCTATCTCGGTGAGGGCCGTGGACAGGGGCTCGGCGGACAGGGCGGCATCGACATCGATGAAGAAGAAGTAGTTGCCCAGGCGCTTGCGGGTGGGCCGGGACTCGATCCGCACGAGGTTGACCTGCTGACGGGCGAACACGGACAACACCTGGTGGAGCGCCCCGGGGAAGTCCGCGGGCAGGGTGATGAGCAGGCTCGTCTTCGGGCGTCCCGGCCGCGCGAGCGACAAGGGCCGGGGTCCCACGAGCACGAAGCGCGTGGCGTTGTCGGGGTGGTCCTCGATGTGCGCCGCCAGGATGTCCAACCCATACAGGGTCGCGGACGCGGCGCTGCCGATGGCGGCGAGGCCCTGTTCCGACGCACGCTCGCGCACCTGGCGCGCGCCCTCCGCCGTGGAGCTCACCGGCACCACCTGGGCATGGGGCAGCCGGGTGCGCAGGAACTCGCGACACTGCCCGAGCGCCACCGGATGCGAGAGCACCTCGCGCACGAGCGCCAGCCGGGCCTGGGAATCCCCCTCCCCCACCCGGCCACGGCCGATGAGGTTCATGGTGATGGGGTACACCCACTCGGCCTGGATGGGCAGATCCACCTCGTGCACGAGCCAGTCCAGGTGCTGGCTGACCGAGCCCTCCAGGGTGTTCTCGATGGGGATGACCCCGAGGTCGGCCCGGCCCGACACGACCGCCTGGAAGACCTCCGCGATGAGCGTGCAGGGAAGCAGTTGGTGGGGCACCGCCCCGAGGAAGTGGCGGGCGGACTCCTCGGAGAACGTCCCGGGCCCGAGCAGGGAGATCCGCGTCATGTCGAACGTGCCTCGTCGGTGGAAGCCGGCCGCGCGTCGGCGAGCCGGGGCAGGCGGACCGTGAACGTGGTGCCCGCGTCGGTCGTGGAGTGGACCTCCACCTGGCCCCCGTGCGCCAGGACGATCTGCCGCACGATGTACAACCCCAGGCCGATGCTCCGATCGGAGTGCCCGGGCCGCGTGCCGCCACGCGTGAGGGGCTCGAAGAGGTGCGGGAGCAAATCCGCGGGGATGGGCGCGCCCAGGTTGTGCACCCGCAGGAGCACCTGCGCCTCCAGCCCCTCCGTCTCGACGCGCACCGGGGTGCCCTCCAGGCCGTGGCGCAGGGCGTTGCCGAGGATGTTGGAGAGCACCTGCGCGATGCGATCCGCGTCCCAGCGCCCCAGACCATCGCCCGTGCGCAGCAGCAGCAGCTCGCGCCCGGGGTGGGCCGTGCGGGCCTCCTCCACCACCTGGGCCGCGAGCTCGTGGAGGTCCAGCGGCGCGGGGCTCACGGGGATGCCACCGCCCAGGCGCGCCTGGGTGAAGTCGAGCAGATCCCGGATCATCCGGTGGGCACGATCCGCCGAGGACATGATGCGGGTGACGATCTTGGTCTGCCAGGGCTGGGTGTCCTGGTGGCGCAAGAGCAGCGTGCCGGCCATGAGGATGGCGCTCAAGGGGTTGCGCAGATCATGGCTGACGATGCCCATGAGTTGCTGCTCGAACTCGCTCCGGCGGTGGGCCTCCTGGAGCAGCCGCTGCCGCTCCTCCTCGGTGCGCTTGCGCTCGGAGATGTCCTGCATGGCGCCCACCATGCGCACGGGCCTGCCGCCGGGCTCCCGGACGATGTAGCCGCGATCCAGCACATGGCGCCAGGCGCCGTCCGCGCACAGGAACCGGTACTCCGCCATCCAGTGCTCCGCGCTCGAGCCGATGGCGCCTCGGAGGCCCTGGACCACCCGCTCACGCTCCTCGGGGTGGACGCGCTCGGCCCAATGGTCGGGATGGGAGCCGAACTGCTCCGGGGTGTAGCCGAACACCTGCTGGAGCGTGTCGTTCCAGTGCAGGAAGTCCGTCTCCAGATCCCAATCCCAGATGGTATCGAAGGTGGCCCGGATGGCCAGCGCGTAGCGCTCCTCGGACTTGCGCAGGGCCTCCTCGGCGCGCTTGCGCCGCAGCTCCCCTTCCGCCTCGCGCAGGGCCCGCGCCACGCACGGCACGAGCCGCTCCAACCGATCCTTGAGGACGTAGTCCGTCGCCCCGCGCTTGAGCAGCTCGATGGCCCGCTCCTCGCCCAGCGCACCGGAGACGAAGACGAAGGGCGTGTCCGGGCAGGCGCTCCGGGCGGCGCTCAGCGCGGCCAGACCATCGAAGCCCGGGACGTTGTAGTCGGAGAGGATGAGATCGAAGGGGCACCCCTCGAGTGCCTGGGTGAACCCGGTCTGGCTGTCCACGCGCACCAGCCGCACGTCGAGCCCCGCCTCCTCGAAGCGCGCGGAGATGAGCTGCGCATCCAACGCGCTGTCCTCCAGCAGGAGGAGCGACAGGGGCCTGGAGGGGGGAGCATCCACCAGGAAGGTTCTCTCGAGTTCACTCACGGAGGAGTCCGTCTTATCAGGAAGCGGCCCGGGGCAGGGTGAAGTGGAAGGTGGCCCCCTGATCCACGGCGCCCTCCGCCCAGGTACGGCCCCCATGCCGGGAGATGATGCGCCGCACGTTGGCCAATCCGATCCCCGTTCCCTCGAATTGTTCGACGGTGTGCAAGCGCTGGAAGACGCCGAAGAGCTTGTCCGCGTAGCGCATGTCGAAGCCCACCCCATTGTCGCGCACCCACACCTCCACCTCGCCCTGCGCGTCGCGGGCCCCCACCTCGATGAGGGCATGCGCCCGGGGCCGGGTGTACTTCAGGGCATTGGCCAGGAGGTTGCGCAGCACCTGGCGCACGAGCACCGGATCGGCCTTGACCGCGGGCAGCTGCCCTATGCGCCACTCCAGGCTCCGCCCCTTCATGTCGGGCTCGAGGCCGCGGAGCACCTCGCGCACCAGCTCCCCCAGGTCCACGCGCGACTGGCGCAGCGCCGCGCGGCCCATCCGGGAGAACTCGAGCAGATCATCGATGAGCGTGCCGCCATCGCGCGCGGCGGTGGTGATGGTCTTGAGGTGGCCTCGTGACACCTCGTCCAGCACGGAGCCGGCACGCCGCTCCAGGAGCTGGGCGAAGCCGATGATGTGGCGCAGCGGGGCACGCAGATCATGCGAGACCGAATAGCTGAAGGACTCCAGCTCCTGGTTGACGGCCTGGAGCTGGGCGGTGCGCTCGTGCACCCGGTCCTCCAGGTCGACGGCGAGGGTGATCAACCGCTGCTCGCTCAGGCTGAGCTGTTCGGCGAGCGCCTCGATCTCCCGCCGGGAGAGCACCTGCTCGGTGACCGCGAAGGCCACGGCGATGATGCCCTCCACCCGGCCCTCCCCATCGCGCAGGGGCTGGAGGGCGAGGTTGAAGATGCCTTCACGCAGGAAGGTCTCCGGCGAGCACCGCCAGCGCACCACCACCTCCTTGCGCAGCACGGCCTCGCCCTGGTGGTACACGTGCTCCAGGGTCTCGAAGAGGCCCTGTCCCTCCAGCTCGGGCATCGCCTCGCGAATGGGGCGGCCCTCCAGGGGCCGCCCGCCCACGGAGCGCGAGAAGGTGAGATTGGCCATCTCGAAGCGGAAGTCCGGGCCCCGCAAGACCGCCAGAGGCTCGGGCATCTGCATCAGCGCCGCGAACAGGTTGCGGCGCTGGGTGCGGGCGAGCTCGTACAGGCGGATCTTCTCCACGGCGACGCTCGCCATCTGGGCGAGCTGCATGACGATGGCCTCGTCCTCGGCGGTGAAGTCGCCCCGCTCCTTGTCGGACAACTGGAGCAGGCCGAGGTTGGCGCCATCGCGGCCCACCAGGGGCACGGCGAGCCAGCCGCGCGGGGGTGGGAGGGGCGAACGTCCCCGCAGCTCCTCCTGGGTCAGACGCAGGGGTTGGTTCGAGTCACGGACCCGGGCGGCCAGGCCCGCCTCCTCGCTCCAGGACTCATCGCCGCGCCGGGCCAGGGAAGGATCCGCGAGCGACAGGGCGGTGATGGACTCCACGCCCTCGTGGCCGTCCGTCAGGCTGACCGTGCACCGCTGGGCGCCCCCGAGCGCCCGCGCCCGCTCGGCGATGAGCGACAACGCCGGCATGAGGCCCTCCACGGCGTTGATGGCCAGCGACGCCTCGGTCAGCCCCCGGAGCTGTTCGGCCCGCTGGCGCGCCTCGTCCAGCAACCGGCCCCGCTCGCGCTCCGCGTGCTTGCGCTCGGAGATGTCCTGCACCGTGCCCGTGAAGCGCACCGCGCGGCCCTGCTCGAAGTGCACCCGGCCCGTGGCGCGCATCCACCACTCCGCGTCCTCGCGCCGCTCGGCATGGCGGTACTCGACGTCGTAGTGACCGTCCCCCGTGGGGTCCATGGCTCGCCGCATCGCGGCCAACACCCGCTCGCGATCCTCGGGGTGCACCTTCGTGAAGAACAACTCGAGGTCGGGTTGGGTCTCCGGTGGCACCCCGACCAGCGCCTTGCAGCGTGCGTCCCAGCTCAGCACCCGGGTGAGGGGGTTGAGGTCCCAGGTGCCGAGCGCCGTGGACTCCACCGCCAGCCGCAACCGTTCCTCGCTCTCGCGCAGCGCCTCCGTGCGCGAGTGCAGCTCCTCGGCGAGGCGCTCCGAGCGGAGCCGCGCCCGGACGTGGCCGGTCACCTCCACGGAGATGGAGATGACGCCCGTGATGAGCCCGGTCGGATCGCGGGCGGCCTGATAGATGAAATCGAAGTAGGCCTCCTCCGGCGCGCCCCCTTCTCCCCGATTGAGGGTGACGGGGAACTCATTGCCGAAGAAGGGCTCGCCCGTCTCCAGCACGCGCCGCAGGCTCTCCAGGAGCCCGGGTTGGGCCTCGAGCTCGGGGAACAGCGTGAGCAGCGGTTGACCGAGTTCCACGGGGCGGCCCATGACCTTCTCGTAGAAGGCATTGGCGAACTCGAGGATGAAGTCGGGGCCACGGGTGATCGCGACGGCCACCGGGGCCTGGAGCAGCAGCGCGTGCAACCGGCCGCTCTGTTCGGCCTCCCACTGACTGCGCTCGAGGACGCGCTGGGCCTCCTGCTGACGGCGGACCTGCTCGCGCGCGAGCTGGAGTTCCACGAAGGTGGCCACCTTGGCGCGCAGCACCTGGGGGATGAGGGGCTTGCTGAGGTAGTCCACCGCGCCGTGGGCGTAGCCCTCCAGCAACTCCGGCACCGCGATGTCCGCCGCCGTCATGAGCAGGATGGGCGTGCGCCAGTTGCGCTCGCGCTCGCGCAACATCTCCATCACCTCGAGGCCGCTCATGTCCCCCAGGCGCACGTCCAGGAGGATGACGGCGAAGTCCTCCTCGAGCACGCACCGGAGCGCTTCGCGCCCGGAATCCGCCAGCACCAGCCGCTGGCCGAGCGGCTCGAGGACGGCCTCCAGGGTGGAGAGGTTGGCGGGATCATCATCAACGAGCAGGACACTGGTCGTGCGTGTCTCCAAGGAGCCTCCCGGGGAAACTGCGGGAGCTCGGGCCCGCGGGCGACGGACATACAACATCCCCTCCCCCGGCGCGAAAGACTCCGCCCCTGGACGGAGCACTCGCCGTCATTCCAACGGATGGGATATTCGTCCGCCCGACAATCCCATGCGCGTGAGCGCGTCGACCCCCGGCCCCATGAACCTTCGTCCCCCCCCTGGCTCACCCGCTGACGCCCTGCTCCTCGCCACCCGGCGCTACGTGGGCGCGTATCCCTCGGCCGCGCTGTGCGTGGGCATCACGCACCGGGGCGAGCACCACGTGCGGATGCTGCGCGGCCAGGGGGAGCCCCCCGCCGAGGAGTCCCTGTACGCCCTGGGCGCGCTCACCCAGGTCTTCACCGGCACCCTCCTGGCGCTGTTGGTGGACCGGGGCGAGGCGAGGCTCGACACACCGCTCCAGGAGTTGATTCCCCGCTCGCTCCTGCCGGACGAGGCCGCCGGCCGCATCACGCTCGAGCAACTGGCGACGCATACCTCGGGCATGCCGTACGAGCCGCCGAACCTGTGGACGGGCACGTGGAACCCGGCCGACCCCTATGGCCACTACAACGCGACGCTCTTCGGGGACTTCCTGCGCGGCTACCACCCCCCGCGTCCGCCGCCGCGAAGGTACGCCGAGTCCCTCCTCGGCATGGGCGTGCTCGGCCATGCGCTCTCGCGCCGATTGAAGCTCAACTACGCACACGCGGTGCGCGACTGGCTGTGCACGCCGCTGAAGCTGGGGGACACCACCGCCCGGCCCTCCGAGACCCAGGAACCGCGCGTGCTTCGCGGCCACACCGCCCGGGGCGAGCCGGTGCCCGCCTGGACCTGGCCGGCGTTGCCCGGCGCGGGAGCGCTCTACTCGACG encodes the following:
- a CDS encoding bifunctional chorismate mutase/prephenate dehydratase is translated as MSDVVDLQQLRVAIEQVDEELLDALRRRMDLAEEIARSKLATASPIRDQRREDLLLQRIRAAALARKLDPHEVERLYRFIMEMSVARQHAWVTGLDTIPLRVAYPGIEGSYSHQMAHNRYAGRSGGVLLSGFDTPRQAVDALRQGEVDLALLPIENTTAGAMYDTYDALAEEGVTLIAELVDEVHHRLLGLPGAKLEALHSVRSHPQALIQCESFLRERLPHLRILPELDTGIAAQRVRESNDPGIAAIASDSAAQRFGLVVLERDLQGAKGDFTRFVEVAREASPLPAEVPCKTSLVMVLENKPGTLGKALLVLAERGVNLAKLESRPLPGSPWAYRFFLDLEGHAASAPLEAVLRDLQPYTQSMRLLGTYPRVDLKPA
- the pheA gene encoding prephenate dehydratase, which codes for MTRISLLGPGTFSEESARHFLGAVPHQLLPCTLIAEVFQAVVSGRADLGVIPIENTLEGSVSQHLDWLVHEVDLPIQAEWVYPITMNLIGRGRVGEGDSQARLALVREVLSHPVALGQCREFLRTRLPHAQVVPVSSTAEGARQVRERASEQGLAAIGSAASATLYGLDILAAHIEDHPDNATRFVLVGPRPLSLARPGRPKTSLLITLPADFPGALHQVLSVFARQQVNLVRIESRPTRKRLGNYFFFIDVDAALSAEPLSTALTEIESLGCSVRVLGSYPSHGV
- a CDS encoding hybrid sensor histidine kinase/response regulator, translated to MSELERTFLVDAPPSRPLSLLLLEDSALDAQLISARFEEAGLDVRLVRVDSQTGFTQALEGCPFDLILSDYNVPGFDGLAALSAARSACPDTPFVFVSGALGEERAIELLKRGATDYVLKDRLERLVPCVARALREAEGELRRKRAEEALRKSEERYALAIRATFDTIWDWDLETDFLHWNDTLQQVFGYTPEQFGSHPDHWAERVHPEERERVVQGLRGAIGSSAEHWMAEYRFLCADGAWRHVLDRGYIVREPGGRPVRMVGAMQDISERKRTEEERQRLLQEAHRRSEFEQQLMGIVSHDLRNPLSAILMAGTLLLRHQDTQPWQTKIVTRIMSSADRAHRMIRDLLDFTQARLGGGIPVSPAPLDLHELAAQVVEEARTAHPGRELLLLRTGDGLGRWDADRIAQVLSNILGNALRHGLEGTPVRVETEGLEAQVLLRVHNLGAPIPADLLPHLFEPLTRGGTRPGHSDRSIGLGLYIVRQIVLAHGGQVEVHSTTDAGTTFTVRLPRLADARPASTDEARST
- a CDS encoding ATP-binding protein; this translates as METRTTSVLLVDDDPANLSTLEAVLEPLGQRLVLADSGREALRCVLEEDFAVILLDVRLGDMSGLEVMEMLRERERNWRTPILLMTAADIAVPELLEGYAHGAVDYLSKPLIPQVLRAKVATFVELQLAREQVRRQQEAQRVLERSQWEAEQSGRLHALLLQAPVAVAITRGPDFILEFANAFYEKVMGRPVELGQPLLTLFPELEAQPGLLESLRRVLETGEPFFGNEFPVTLNRGEGGAPEEAYFDFIYQAARDPTGLITGVISISVEVTGHVRARLRSERLAEELHSRTEALRESEERLRLAVESTALGTWDLNPLTRVLSWDARCKALVGVPPETQPDLELFFTKVHPEDRERVLAAMRRAMDPTGDGHYDVEYRHAERREDAEWWMRATGRVHFEQGRAVRFTGTVQDISERKHAERERGRLLDEARQRAEQLRGLTEASLAINAVEGLMPALSLIAERARALGGAQRCTVSLTDGHEGVESITALSLADPSLARRGDESWSEEAGLAARVRDSNQPLRLTQEELRGRSPLPPPRGWLAVPLVGRDGANLGLLQLSDKERGDFTAEDEAIVMQLAQMASVAVEKIRLYELARTQRRNLFAALMQMPEPLAVLRGPDFRFEMANLTFSRSVGGRPLEGRPIREAMPELEGQGLFETLEHVYHQGEAVLRKEVVVRWRCSPETFLREGIFNLALQPLRDGEGRVEGIIAVAFAVTEQVLSRREIEALAEQLSLSEQRLITLAVDLEDRVHERTAQLQAVNQELESFSYSVSHDLRAPLRHIIGFAQLLERRAGSVLDEVSRGHLKTITTAARDGGTLIDDLLEFSRMGRAALRQSRVDLGELVREVLRGLEPDMKGRSLEWRIGQLPAVKADPVLVRQVLRNLLANALKYTRPRAHALIEVGARDAQGEVEVWVRDNGVGFDMRYADKLFGVFQRLHTVEQFEGTGIGLANVRRIISRHGGRTWAEGAVDQGATFHFTLPRAAS
- a CDS encoding serine hydrolase domain-containing protein, whose product is MNLRPPPGSPADALLLATRRYVGAYPSAALCVGITHRGEHHVRMLRGQGEPPAEESLYALGALTQVFTGTLLALLVDRGEARLDTPLQELIPRSLLPDEAAGRITLEQLATHTSGMPYEPPNLWTGTWNPADPYGHYNATLFGDFLRGYHPPRPPPRRYAESLLGMGVLGHALSRRLKLNYAHAVRDWLCTPLKLGDTTARPSETQEPRVLRGHTARGEPVPAWTWPALPGAGALYSTVPDLLRFLDANLGHWQVGLTHAARLAHTPRVKAWGKRVGLGWNVSRGWGKPLVWRSSAMGGYSGFLGFSMETDTGVAVLSNHAPSPFASLLRRVPVESLGFALLTRH